Proteins encoded together in one Amblyraja radiata isolate CabotCenter1 chromosome 11, sAmbRad1.1.pri, whole genome shotgun sequence window:
- the LOC116978284 gene encoding uncharacterized protein LOC116978284, with product MDDVTNPDWAPTVNMGRGDDNEQDRQRAQEHHARATRRESMKADLIAAQASVALQDDTEQVNDFENFEPELQVHHQLHMETQTPVKETMDSSTQTELCAADITVLEAQADNNNKEIANARQEAAQIKFTQESFPKDDEKVKFYTGLPTFAILMLVFNYVEDKLPNRDSLTHFQQLLIILMKLRLAVPHEDLAYRFLVSDSTISRVFNTGIDALYCISKLIIWPEREVLLKTMPMQFRRTFGKRVAVIIDCFEVFCDRPTSLEARAQTWSNCKHHNTIKFLIGITPCGAVSFLSAAWGARGTDKTITLSSNFFDNLLPGDVILADPGFDIKDDAGFYGCQAEIHAFTRGKAQLSALDVENTRELAHLRIHVERVFGAVRQKFLFLGHTVPLEYMMTNSEIQVPKIDKIARICCALFNLNESIVP from the coding sequence ATGGACGATGTtaccaatcctgattgggcaccaacTGTGAATATGGGACGCGGTGATGAcaatgagcaggatagacaacgtGCACAAGAACACCATGCGCGTGCGACAAGAAGAGAGAGTATGAAGGCAGATTTGATCGCAGCTCAAGCATCCGTAGCTCTGCAAGAtgacactgaacaggttaatGATTTTGAGAACTTTGAACCGGAGCTGCAAGTACACCATCAACTTCACATGGAAACACAAACACCAGTCAAAGAGACAATGGACTCATCAACACAAACAGAACTGTGTGCAGCAGACATAACAGTACTGGAAGCACAAGCAGACAACAACAATAAAGAGATCGCTAATGCAAGGCAAGAAGCAGCCCAAATTAAGTTTACACAAGAAAGCTTTCCCAAGGACGATGAAAAAGTTAAGTTCTACACGGGTTTACCAACGTTTGCCATTTTGATGCTGGTCTTCAATTATGTTGAGGACAAGCTCCCCAATAGAGATTCACTAACACATTTTCAGCAGTTGCTGATCATCTTGATGAAGCTCCGACTTGCAGTGCCTCATGAAGATCTTGCGTATCGATTCCTTGTTAGTGATTCCACAATATCGCGTGTATTCAATACTGGGATTGATGCCCTTTACTGCATATCCAAGTTAATTATTTGGCCTGAAAGAGAGGTTCTTTTGAAGACCATGCCCATGCAATTTCGGCGAACATTTGGAAAGCGTGTGGCAGTGATTATAGATTGCTTTGAAGTATTTTGTGATAGACCTACGAGTTTAGAGGCGCGCGCACAGACTTGGTCAAACTGTAAACACCATAACACCATCAAATTCTTGATAGGTATAACACCATGTGGTGCTGTTTCATTTTTATCTGCGGCATGGGGGGCCAGAGGCACAGATAAAACAATTACACTTTCATCTAACTTTTTTGACAACCTGCTCCCAGGAGATGTCATTTTAGCTGATCCCGGTTTTGACATAAAAGATGATGCCGGATTTTACGGTTGTCAAGCAGAAATTCATGCATTTACAAGAGGGAAAGCACAACTATCTGCTCTGGATGTGGAAAATACTCGTGAATTAGCACATTTACGCATTCATGTAGAGCGTGTGTTTGGTGCTGTCAGACAAAAATTCCTATTTCTAGGTCACACTGTGCCACTGGAGTACATGATGACCAACTCTGAAATTCAAGTACCCAAAATTGATAAAATTGCAAGGATCTGTTGTGCACTTTTCAACTTAAATGAATCCATAGTGCCATAG